A genome region from Manis pentadactyla isolate mManPen7 chromosome 5, mManPen7.hap1, whole genome shotgun sequence includes the following:
- the ENAM gene encoding LOW QUALITY PROTEIN: enamelin (The sequence of the model RefSeq protein was modified relative to this genomic sequence to represent the inferred CDS: inserted 5 bases in 5 codons; deleted 4 bases in 3 codons; substituted 4 bases at 4 genomic stop codons), whose translation MLEQDFXKPKEKDPPKAESPAPEPSGNSTGPETNFTRINAPSPSKSQSGNDTSPTANTVSNPTAQNGVIPTVTISGLGVPSRIPWGPSQPNIHENYPNPNIQSFPAGRQWWSIGTTMRHRQNGPFYQNQQVQRVPQQNSFAWEGKQAVHSGNPIYHKTYTSTXRDNSPNHAKNPANFRRKPQIIPLWKPIVPLGPQHGTVDHKENIQNPRQKPLGQKERMVISTXDPTGPWRNSQDYGVNKPNYKLPHPEDNMLVPNFNSLDQSKNSYXPRGDSRKAPNSDGQTESQILPKGIILESRRILYKSEINHPKLNHSTYQPVYPEEIPSPAREHFPVGRNTWNHQETSPPYKEDPRMQEEHLPHPSRDFRGSVYYRDFNPYDPKENSSYLRSNSXDEKDDSPSTNTKNPMCPMNTPNPKETVPSNEEDPIAPTGDEPFPGLSRWSTKESSFPEGPTVRHXEGEQYTSNQPKEYLPYSLNNPSKPREYFPYGGFYPWNPDEKFPSYNIAPTVTPHMESRGSYADNAVGQEESTLIPFLNSWDHRIQAQGQKERRLYLNRNFXDQPTYLHKDPASPPHQKENQPYFSNSQAELQKNPTWHEGNNLSNGIQITRLNSPEGEHLTVQDLIPPSYPVGQKEAHLSHLSYRGHCYAGGSTMHHLPNDNPLASQDYTSSFALAPGENQDTRPLYTEDTQTKNARHTIXPQSILPGQRNSSEKRLPRESQNPSLFGDDVSTLRRSTPCSVKNQLGQKGIMPFPQPSSLQSKNIPCLNSDLGGDRNNVLEQIFEGIQLNEGTVGPTPEQLVISTPDEGPKPEEIQSEVQGNEGERQQRPSSILQSPCFGSKLAKYHSSSTGTPSSVGRLGPFDGDPIIPTEXPNSLAGLTTGAQFQSINVDLRNADENTAFDPLQIGTNPQDQTQECLLLQV comes from the exons ATGCTtgaacaagatttttaaaaacccaaagaaAAAGATCCTCCTAAAGCAGAGAGTCCAGCCCCTGAACCCTCAGGGAATTCAACAGGTCCTGAGACTAATTTTACCCGGATAAATGCACCCAGTCCAAGCAAGAGTCAGAGTGGAAATGATACCAGCCCAACTGCAAACACTGTGAGCAATCCTACAGCTCAAAATGGGGTTATCCCTACAGTTACTATTTCAGGCCTGGGAGTGCCAAGTAGAATTCCATGGGGACCAAGTCAGCCAAATATTCATGAAAATTATCCAAATCCTAATATCCAAAGTTTTCCTGCAGGAAGACAATGGTGGTCC ATTGGTACCACCATGAGGCACAGACAGAATGGGCCTTTTTACCAAAACCAGCAAGTTCAAAGGGTTCCTCAGCAGAACTCTTTTGCTTGGGAAGGCAAACAAGCAGTTCATTCAGGAAATCCAATTTATCACAAAACTTATACTTCCA GTAGAGACAATTCTCCCAATCATGCAAAAAATCCAGCAAATTTCAGAAGAAAGCCTCAAATAATCCCCCTGTGGAAACCAATTGTCCCTCTGGGTCCCCAACATGGTACTGTTGATCACAAAGAAAACATCCAAAATCCAAGACAGAAGCCACTGGgtcaaaaagaaagaatggtCATTTCCA GGGATCCAACTGGCCCCTGGAGAAACTCTCAAGACTATGGAGTTAATAAACCAAACTATAAACTGCCTCACCCTGAGGATAACATGCTAGTCCCAAATTTTAATTCTCTTGATCAAAGCAAAAACTCCTATTAGCCAAGAGGAGATTCCagaaaagccccaaattctgATGGACAAACTGAAAGCCAGATTTTGCCCAAAGGAATTATCTTAGAGTCAAGAAGAATCCTCTATAAATCAGAAATTAATCATCCAAAATTGAACCATAGTACATACCAGCCTGTATACCCTGAAGAAATCCCTTCCCCTGCAAGAGAACATTTTCCTGTTGGAAGAAACACTTGGAACCACCAAGAAACCTCTCCACCTTATAAGGAAGATCCCAGGATGCAGGAAGAACACTTACCTCATCCTTCCCGTGACTTTAGAGGAAGTGTTTACTACCGTGACTTTAACCCGTATGATCCCAAGGAAAATTCATCATACCTTAGAAGCAATTCATGAGATGAGAAAGATGATTCTCCCAGTACTAATACCAAAAATCCAATGTGCCCCATGAATACTCCAAATCCAAAAGAGACAGTCCCTTCTAATGAAGAGGACCCAATTGCTCCAACTGGAGATGAACCTTTCCCAGGACTAAGTAGATGGAGTACAAAGGAGTCAAGCTTTCCAGAAGGTCCAACAGTTAGGC ATGAAGGTGAGCAATATACCTCAAATCAACCAAAGGAATACCTTCCCTATTCCTTAAATAATCCATCAAAACCCAGGGAATATTTTCCTTATGGTGGATTTTACCCCTGGAACCCAGATGAGAAATTTCCATCATATAATATAGCTCCCACTGTAACACCACATATGGAGAGCAGGGGCTCTTATGCTGATAATGCTGTTGGACAAGAAGAAAGCACTCTGATTCCTTTTCTGAACTCCTGGGACCACAGGATTCAAGCCCAAGGGCAGAAAGAAAGAAGGCTATATTTGAACAGAAATTTCTGAGATCAGCCAACATATTTACACAAAGACCCTGCTAGTCCACCACACCAGAAAGAGAATCAGCCTTATTTCAGTAACTCCCAAGCTGAACTTCAGAAAAATCCAACATGGCATGAAGGTAACAATTTGAGTAATGGCATACAAATAACTAGGTTAAATTCACCCGAGGGAGAACATCTGACTGTCCAAGACTTAATTCCTCCAAGTTACCCAGTAGGTCAAAAAGAAGCACATTTATCTCACCTAAGCTACAGAGGTCATTGCTATGCTGGTGGTTCCACTATG CACCACTTGCCCAATGACAATCCACTTGCTTCACAAGACTACACTTCATCTTTTGCTCTTGCACCAGGGGAGAACCAAGACACCAGACCTCTGTACACTGAAGATACACAGACTAAGAATGCAAGACATACCA TCCCTCAAAGCATCCTACCTGGCCAAAGGAACAGCTCAGAGAAAAGGCTGCCCAGGGAAAGCCAGAACCCAAGTCTTTTTGGAGATGATGTATCCACTCTGAGGAGGAGCACACCATGCTCTGTAAAGAACCAACTGGGCCAAAAGGGAATTATGCCCTTTCCCCAACCCAGCTCCCTTCAATCAAAGAAT ATACCTTGTCTCAACAGTGATCTTGGAGGAGATAGGAACAATGTTTTGGAACAAATATTTGAAGGCATCCAGCTCAATGAAGGAACTGTTGGCCCTACTCCTGAGCAGCTTGTTATCAGTACACCTGATGAAGGCCCCAAGCCAGAAGAAATCCAAAGTGAAGTGCAAGGAAATGAAGGTGAAAGGCAACAAAGACCATCTAGCATCCTACAGTCACCTTGCTTTGGCTCCAAATTGGCAAAGTATCACTCCTCCAGCACTGGAACTCCATCTAGTGTTGGAAGGCTAGGCCCATTTGATGGGGATCCAATTATACCTACTG TTCCTAACTCGTTGGCTGGGTTAACTACTGGGGCACAGTTTCAGAGTATAAATGTAGACCTACGTAATGCAGATGAAAACACTGCTTTTGATCCCCTTCAAATAGGGACCAATCCACAGGACCAGACACAAGAATGCTTACTACTTCAGGTGTAG